GCAGCGACCGATACTCCTGATCGACCCGCGCCCCGTCCGAGTATCCGATATCAGCCGGCGGATCGTACGCGCCCTTGACGAACCGGACCTTGCCGGGGACGTCGGCGAGGCGTTCGACGTCCTCCTGCGTCCGTTTGAGGTTCGCCTGTACGCAGAGCCCGAGGCCGCCCCCGTGCGCCCGAGCGAGGTCTTCGAACGCGTCCAGGGTCGCGTCGGTGGTCGTGTGGTCTTCCATATCGATCCAGACGAACACGTCGTGCTCGTCGGCGGTGTCGACGATCGTCTCCAGTTCCGTCCGGAAGACGTCCTCGCCGAGGTCGAGTCCCAGCTGGGAGGGCTTCACCGAGATACAGGCCCCGAGGCCGGATCCCGAAATGTCGGCGACGAGCCGTCGGTATTCGGCGGTATCGTCGGCGACGGGACCGCGCTCGTCGTAGTGTTCGCCCAGCAAATTGAGGATCGCGTCGACGTTGCGGTCGTTCAATTGGCGGACGTGCTCGAGCGCGACCGCCGGTGATTCCCCCGCGACGAATTGGTTTGCGATTGGCGAGATCATAGTTGCAATATATGTCGCCACCCCCTAAGGATATTACTCCGTTTTTCGAACGGGCCTCGCCGTCGGTAAACGGGTGGGGAGGGGTTGCAACGGAAA
This portion of the Natrinema salinisoli genome encodes:
- a CDS encoding proline dehydrogenase family protein, which codes for MISPIANQFVAGESPAVALEHVRQLNDRNVDAILNLLGEHYDERGPVADDTAEYRRLVADISGSGLGACISVKPSQLGLDLGEDVFRTELETIVDTADEHDVFVWIDMEDHTTTDATLDAFEDLARAHGGGLGLCVQANLKRTQEDVERLADVPGKVRFVKGAYDPPADIGYSDGARVDQEYRSLLEYAFEHYDGGIGVGSHDPAMIDHAKALHERYGTDFEIQMLMGVREDAQYELAEEYDVYQYVPYGDRWKSYFYRRVMERRENLRFALRAVLNR